From the Streptomyces pluripotens genome, one window contains:
- a CDS encoding YibE/F family protein translates to MEQHPYQPPEQLQQDGLEQGSGHRGNPRHGHSRGHEHAHHRNHGHSHSHGPATPVSKHLRKVIAAVLVPFSAAVIVALVLLWPGGAPPHQRTGVGFDRQTQQATVAKVVEVSCGSANASAGTPAAGTSATGDNRAARETGGICRKATIRVDTGNDRGRRFTEIVQPDQSRQLHQGEKVVVAYEPSAPKDLQYSVTDVNRKLPVALLAGIFALAVVVVGRMRGVMALIALAVSFLILALFILPAILQGSNPLVVAVIGASAIMLIALYLCHGLSARTSVAVLGTLISLAMIGVLGSLFIDWAALTGNTDDSTGLIHGLYPSIDMSGLLLAGVIIGSLGVLDDVTVTQTSAVWELHEANPSMGWRGLYRAGIRIGRDHIASVVNTLVLAYAGAALPLLLLFSIAQSSLATVANSELVAEEIVRTLVGSIGLVASVPVTTALAALVVSADRPGPSTPAPAGAQPAQALGSRRGRRRKR, encoded by the coding sequence ATGGAGCAGCACCCGTACCAGCCGCCAGAACAGCTCCAGCAAGACGGCTTGGAGCAGGGCAGCGGACACCGTGGGAATCCCAGACATGGCCACTCACGCGGTCACGAGCACGCTCACCACCGCAACCACGGCCACAGTCACAGCCATGGACCCGCTACGCCCGTGTCCAAACACCTGCGCAAGGTCATCGCAGCGGTCCTGGTCCCGTTCAGCGCGGCGGTCATCGTCGCTCTGGTACTGCTCTGGCCCGGGGGTGCCCCACCACACCAACGCACTGGGGTCGGCTTCGACCGGCAAACCCAGCAGGCCACCGTCGCCAAAGTGGTCGAAGTGAGCTGCGGTTCGGCGAACGCCTCCGCTGGCACCCCGGCCGCCGGCACATCGGCCACCGGGGACAACCGGGCGGCACGGGAGACCGGCGGCATCTGCAGGAAGGCGACCATCCGGGTCGACACAGGCAACGACCGGGGGCGTAGGTTCACCGAGATCGTGCAACCGGACCAGTCACGGCAACTGCACCAAGGGGAAAAGGTCGTGGTCGCCTACGAGCCCTCGGCACCCAAGGACCTGCAGTACTCGGTGACCGATGTGAACCGAAAGCTTCCCGTTGCGCTACTCGCGGGCATCTTCGCTCTTGCCGTCGTAGTGGTGGGCCGGATGCGTGGGGTCATGGCACTCATCGCCTTGGCCGTGAGCTTCCTGATACTGGCCCTGTTCATCCTGCCGGCGATCCTGCAGGGATCGAACCCACTGGTCGTGGCGGTCATCGGGGCGAGCGCCATCATGCTGATCGCCCTGTACCTGTGCCATGGACTGTCGGCCCGGACTTCAGTGGCGGTGCTCGGCACTCTGATCTCGCTGGCGATGATCGGTGTGCTCGGCTCGCTGTTCATCGATTGGGCTGCCCTCACCGGCAACACGGATGACAGCACTGGCCTGATCCACGGCCTGTATCCGTCGATCGACATGAGCGGTCTGCTGCTGGCCGGTGTCATCATCGGTTCGCTCGGGGTCCTGGACGATGTGACCGTGACGCAGACCTCAGCCGTCTGGGAGCTGCATGAGGCCAACCCGTCGATGGGCTGGCGCGGACTCTACCGAGCCGGCATCCGCATCGGCCGCGACCACATCGCATCTGTGGTCAACACCCTCGTCCTCGCGTACGCCGGTGCTGCACTGCCGTTGCTGCTGCTGTTCTCCATCGCGCAGAGCAGCCTGGCAACCGTGGCCAACAGCGAGCTGGTCGCCGAGGAGATCGTGCGCACTCTGGTGGGCTCGATCGGCCTGGTCGCCTCGGTCCCGGTCACCACCGCCCTCGCCGCGCTGGTGGTGTCGGCCGACCGGCCGGGGCCGTCTACCCCGGCGCCCGCCGGAGCGCAGCCCGCCCAGGCCCTCGGTAGCCGCCGGGGCAGACGCCGGAAACGGTGA